One Coffea arabica cultivar ET-39 chromosome 5e, Coffea Arabica ET-39 HiFi, whole genome shotgun sequence DNA segment encodes these proteins:
- the LOC140006397 gene encoding large ribosomal subunit protein eL27x-like translates to MVKFLKQNKAVIMLQGRYAGRKGVIVRSFDDGTRDRPYGHCLVAGISKYPKKVIRKDSAKKQAKKSRVKCFIKLVNYNHIMPTRYTLDVDLKDIVTGDCLQSRDKKVTAAKEAKTRFEERFKTGKNRWFFTKLRF, encoded by the coding sequence ATGGTGAAGTTCCTGAAGCAAAACAAGGCCGTGATAATGCTCCAAGGCCGTTACGCTGGCCGCAAGGGAGTGATCGTGAGGTCGTTCGACGACGGAACCCGGGACCGCCCCTACGGCCACTGCCTGGTCGCCGGAATCTCCAAGTACCCCAAGAAGGTCATCCGGAAGGACTCCGCCAAGAAGCAGGCCAAGAAGTCCAGGGTCAAGTGCTTCATCAAGCTCGTCAACTACAACCACATCATGCCTACCCGCTACACCCTGGACGTCGATCTCAAGGACATTGTCACCGGCGACTGCCTCCAGTCCCGCGACAAGAAGGTCACCGCTGCCAAGGAGGCGAAGACCCGCTTCGAGGAGAGGTTCAAGACCGGTAAAAACCGCTGGTTCTTTACCAAGCTTAGGTTCTGA